GTGGACGTACGCCGGCATCGTTAGGGCAGTGCCAAGCGGTTCGTCGCCGTCGAGGCCCGTTCCGACCGGAAAGTGCGGCCGATCGGGTCGTTCGACGTTCCCCGCAGCCTGTTCGACGAGCGCAGTTTCGACGGCGGGGAGAACCGACTCGACGTCACAGCACGACTCGACCTCGTCCGCAGTGAGAACCGTGACCATAGCAAAGATGGCTCGACGGAAGCACTAAAGTAATACTCCCTAATCGCCGACCGAGAGACACCTCCGTCCGTTCGGCTCGGGTTCACGACGACTCGAGACCGGCCCCGAAGCGGCTTCCGGGTGAGAACCGCGCTACTGCGAAGGGATATCGTCCGTCGAATCGACGCTGACGCGATCGTGGATGTGCCCCTCGCGGGTTCGCAGGTGATCCGGCGTCCGGTCGTTGGACACCGAAAGCACCTCCGCCACGATACTGTGTGCGATCTGGTAGGGTGAACCGCCGCCGAGATCGAGACCCATCGGCGTGTACAGCGACGACAGCGCCGCGTCGTCGAACGTCGTCCCCTCGCTCTCGAACGCCTCGACCATCTCCTCGAATCGCTTGTGTGGCCCCATCAGCCCCACGTACGGAACGGGCGAGTCGAGCAACCGTTCGACCGTTAGCCGATCGTCGACGAAGTTGTGCGTCATGACGACCGCGTACGTGCAATCGTCGAGATCGATCGCCTCGTCGATCGAGGCTGGCGACGTCGTCACCGTCGCGTCGGCGTCGGGGAACCGCGCCTGGAGATCGACGCTTCCGCGAAAGCTGACCACGGTAACCCGGAAGTCGTTCTTCGCGGCCAGTTCGGTGACCGGCCCGACATCGTGGCCGGAACCGAAGATGACCAGCTCCGTCGGGGCCGCGAGACCGTCGATAAACACCTCGAGTTGCGTACCCGAAACGTCGAGTTCGACGGTATCGGCTCGGCCGCGCTCGGCGAGATCGGCCGCTGGGCCCGTGAGTTCATCGGGCCACGCCGTCGCCGGCTCGCCGTCCGGCGTCGCGAGGAGTCCTTCGTCGGGATGGTAGTACGCCCGATCGCCGCGAGCGAGGAGCGCGTCTCCGCCATCTCTTCGGTCTCTTCCGTCCCCCTCATCTCCCCCGTCCCCGCCCTCGAGCACGGTGAGAACGGCCACGCTTCGACCCTCGTCGAACGCCTCGACGGCCGGCCGGTAGGCGTCGGTCAGCGGCTCGAGCAGGACGTCGATGATTCCGTTACAGCCGACGCCGAGGCCCCAGACATCGTCGTCGTCCTCCATCAGATCGTACGTCACCAGCTCCGGCCGGCCGCGTTCGCGAACCGACTCCGCCGCGACGAGCAGTTCGTCCTCGAGACAGCCGGCCGTAATGCTGCCGACGCCCTCGCCCGCTTCGTCGAGGAGCATCTTCGCGCCCGGCCGCCGGTAGGCGTTCCCCTCGACGTCGACGATCGTCGCGAGGACGTCGGTCCTGTCCCCATCGAGTCGTTCGTGAACGCGCTGTACCACCTCGGTTTCCGGAACGCTCCAGTTACTTCGTGTCATTGGTTCGAATCGCTCCCATCGGTCGTTTCGCTCCGCCGCTCGCTTCGTCTCGTGCGTTCGTTCGCCGTTGCTGGTCCCCGTAACCCCCGGTCCAGGTCGGCGACGCCATCGGCTACCGTATACACCTTCCGTACGCCGGCGTCGTGCAAGTCAGTTCCGCACGCCCCACCCCGGACGGCCTCGCGAACCCGATCGGGAGCGACCACGTCGGCCCCGGCGACGACGTCAACACCGGCCTCGAACATTGGTTCCGGAAGCCCCGACGCCGTCGCGCCGATCAGGACGACCGCCGCTTCCGCCGGTGCGGCCTCGAGATACCGCTCGAGACCGCCGTAGACGAACACGGAGCCGGTGATGAATACGACGTCCGCGTCGGCCATCGCCGCGGTCGCTTCGGTCGGCCGGAACGTCGTGATGCGCACGTCGTCTGGCGCGGAGATGGGGCCGACATCTCTGCGTTCGATCACCCGAACGTCCACGTCCGAGAACTTCCGGAATGCGGGTCTGAAGACGCCAACCGTCGCGATCACGTCTACGCTCGGATCCAACAGCGTCATCGGATCCCCGGTCCGCCAGTCGACGAACGGCGCAGACAGTGCGTTGATCGTAGCGACGCCCAGCGCGATTCGAAGCGCGGTGTCTCCGTCCGCCATCGCGTCGCTACGGGTCGATTCACCCGTCTCGGTGCCGTCACCGTCGCGATCCGATTCATCCCCCGACTCGTCGGGCTCCAGTGTCGCCCACCGGAGGAGCGTCTCGAGATCCACGTCGTCGGTCGACACCGGCTCCCCCGACGGTCGGTGGGCAAGCCCGGTCGTCCGTACTCTCTCGTCAGACTCCGTGAGTTCGGGTTCGGAACGGACCGCTGTGCAGACGCCGGCCAGTTCGACCAGCACCGCCGCCTTGCCGATCGTCACGCGCTCCACCGTGACGCCCTCTGTAATCCCGCGACTACGGAGTCGGTCGACGATGGCCGGTCGGATGAGGTCGATCACTCACGATCACCCCCGCCGTCGGCGCTCTCGACAGCGGATCGCCTGCGCCGGGGATCGTGCTCGAACCCAACCGGGCCGTCGATCCCGTAGCGCTCGAGCTGTCGCGTCGCCTCGTCGAGATCGGTTGGCGTCGCGAAGCCGAACAGCGCATCCACGTAGGGGAGGGCGGTCGCCATTCCCCGCGACCGCGGCTCGTACGCCGGCGACACCGCGAGCGGGTTGAGCCAGACGAGCGCGTCGGCCCGGCCCGCGAGCCAGGTGACGCTCTCCTCGAGGATCTCCTGGTCGCCGACGTCGAGCCCGTCGCTGATGACGACGACGACCGTTCGCCGATCCACCGCGTAGGGATGGCGTCGCCGGAGTGCATCGAACGCGTCGCCGATCCGCGTCCCGCCGCCCCACTCGATTTCGGCGTCGCGCAGCGCTCCGGCGGGGTCGCCGTCGGCTCGCGCGAACTGCTCGGTCGCCTCGACGAGGTCCGTGTCGAACAGGAAGACGGACGACCGCCGCGCGGTGGCTTGCAGTCGGTCCGCGACCGCAAGCAGCGTGTCGCGGTCGATCGTGTCCAGAACGGAGCCGCTGACATCGATCAGCAGACAGCAGTGGAGTTCGCTCGGCACCCGCTCGCGGGTCGGGAGGTCCACCGCGGTGCCGCCGGTCCCCAGACTGGCGCGAAGCGCACGCCGGGCGTCGATCCGATCGCCGGTGGCGGCGAGGCGCGTTCGGCGGCCGGGAATCGTCGACAGCGCGTCGAGAAACCGATCGACTGCGGCGGTCTCGTCGGCAGTCAACGGAGCCGGCGTCGCTTCGACGGGTTCGCGCCGTCCGACGGCGCTGTACAGCCGCGCGTCGTCACCGTCGTCGCCGTCGGACTCCGGCCGCTCGCCGGTCGCGTGCCTGCGACCGGTCGCGAGACGGACGTCTACGCTCTCGGCCCCGTCGTCCGATTCCGGCGGCGGTGGTTCCGTCTCCGATGGCACGTCCGATCCCTGTAGCGACGCCGCGTGACGATTCGACTCGTCGGAATTGCCGCCGTCTCGCGCAGGCGAGTCGTCGTGTGTCGAAATCCGATCGATCCCGGTCCGCAAGCGGTGCCAAAAGGTCGGGAACTCCGCGTCGAAAACGTCAGTATCGGCCGACTCCGTGAGCAGAGTCGCCCGAAGCGCGTCGGCGGCGACGCCGCGATCGGCGAACCCGACCACGGCGAGCGCTCGTGCACCCTCGAGCGCCCCACTCGCCGGGACGCTAGCGCCCTCGCGGCGGAGTCGACCCACGAAGCGAACGAGTTCCGTCAGCACGTGTTTGCGCGCCGCCTCGAAGTCCGGGGCCGTGTGACGGCCCGGTGGTTGATCGAGTCCGTCGTCGTTGGACTCGGTTTCGAGTTCGGCCTCGGTCTCGAGTTTGCCTGCATCCCCCTCGGCCTCGGACGGGTTCCGGCGCGGCGTCATGGGTCGGGCGCGTCGGTTCGGTCGCGAGCCGCTGTCGCGGCGTCGCGAAGTCGTTCCAAGAGCGAGCCGTCGATCCGTTCGACATCCTCGACTTCCTTGAGCAGGCAGCCGATTGTGCGCTCGATTTCGTCCGCCGAGAGCGACTCGCGGTCGCCTTCGGCTCGCAGTGTGGCCACCGCTCGAGCCCAGTCGAGCGTCTCGGCGACGCCGGGCCGTTTGAGGAACGATTCCTCTCGCAGGCGTTCGACGACGGCGCACACTTCGGCCGCGATCGCGGCGTCGAGCTCCGGCACCTTGCGGGAGACGATTTCGTACTCCGTCTCGAACGACGGGGGCTCGACGTGCAAGTAGAGACACCGGCGTTTGAGCGCGTCGCTCAGTCCGCGGGTTCGGTTCGACGTGAGGACGACGATCGGCGGATTCTCCGCGCTGACCGTCCCCAGCTCCGGAATCGATACCTGATAATCCGAGAGGAGCTCGAGCAGGAAGGCCTCGAACGCCTCGTCCGCGCGGTCGATCTCGTCGATCAGCAGGACCGGCGATCGGTCCTCCCCCGCGGTGAGCGCGCGCAGGAGGGGTCGCTCGAGGAGGTACTCGTCGTCGAACACGGAGCGTGGTCGGTCGGCGTCCGACCCGGAGCTGTCCGGGGTGTCCGTCGCGTTCGACGCGTTCGGTCCATCCAGAGCGCCCGAATCGGCCGTTCCGCCCTCGACCGCCCCCGTCGCGCCGACCCGTCCCTCGTTCGACTGGACCGCGAGCAATTGTTTCGTGTAGTTCCACTCGTAGAGCGCGTTTTCGGCGGTCAGCCCCTCGTAACACTGGAGCCGAATCAGCTCCGTCTCGAACCCCTCGGCGAGGACTTTCCCCAGTTCGGTCTTCCCGCTGCCGGGCGGTCCCTCGACGAGGAGCGGCCGCCCGAGTTGCAACGCGAGGTACACCGTCGTGACGAGGCGGTCGTCGGCGACGTAGTTCAGTTCCTCGAACCGCTCGCGAAGCGTGGATTCCGAGACCGTATCGAACGCGATAGTCGGCGTCTCGTCGGTCATGGTGATGTCAGTTCCTCGTCTTCGACCGCCTCGAGA
Above is a window of Natronorubrum tibetense GA33 DNA encoding:
- a CDS encoding AAA family ATPase, which gives rise to MTDETPTIAFDTVSESTLRERFEELNYVADDRLVTTVYLALQLGRPLLVEGPPGSGKTELGKVLAEGFETELIRLQCYEGLTAENALYEWNYTKQLLAVQSNEGRVGATGAVEGGTADSGALDGPNASNATDTPDSSGSDADRPRSVFDDEYLLERPLLRALTAGEDRSPVLLIDEIDRADEAFEAFLLELLSDYQVSIPELGTVSAENPPIVVLTSNRTRGLSDALKRRCLYLHVEPPSFETEYEIVSRKVPELDAAIAAEVCAVVERLREESFLKRPGVAETLDWARAVATLRAEGDRESLSADEIERTIGCLLKEVEDVERIDGSLLERLRDAATAARDRTDAPDP
- a CDS encoding XdhC family protein → MTRSNWSVPETEVVQRVHERLDGDRTDVLATIVDVEGNAYRRPGAKMLLDEAGEGVGSITAGCLEDELLVAAESVRERGRPELVTYDLMEDDDDVWGLGVGCNGIIDVLLEPLTDAYRPAVEAFDEGRSVAVLTVLEGGDGGDEGDGRDRRDGGDALLARGDRAYYHPDEGLLATPDGEPATAWPDELTGPAADLAERGRADTVELDVSGTQLEVFIDGLAAPTELVIFGSGHDVGPVTELAAKNDFRVTVVSFRGSVDLQARFPDADATVTTSPASIDEAIDLDDCTYAVVMTHNFVDDRLTVERLLDSPVPYVGLMGPHKRFEEMVEAFESEGTTFDDAALSSLYTPMGLDLGGGSPYQIAHSIVAEVLSVSNDRTPDHLRTREGHIHDRVSVDSTDDIPSQ
- a CDS encoding Rossmann-like domain-containing protein codes for the protein MIDLIRPAIVDRLRSRGITEGVTVERVTIGKAAVLVELAGVCTAVRSEPELTESDERVRTTGLAHRPSGEPVSTDDVDLETLLRWATLEPDESGDESDRDGDGTETGESTRSDAMADGDTALRIALGVATINALSAPFVDWRTGDPMTLLDPSVDVIATVGVFRPAFRKFSDVDVRVIERRDVGPISAPDDVRITTFRPTEATAAMADADVVFITGSVFVYGGLERYLEAAPAEAAVVLIGATASGLPEPMFEAGVDVVAGADVVAPDRVREAVRGGACGTDLHDAGVRKVYTVADGVADLDRGLRGPATANERTRRSERRSETTDGSDSNQ
- a CDS encoding VWA domain-containing protein, producing the protein MTPRRNPSEAEGDAGKLETEAELETESNDDGLDQPPGRHTAPDFEAARKHVLTELVRFVGRLRREGASVPASGALEGARALAVVGFADRGVAADALRATLLTESADTDVFDAEFPTFWHRLRTGIDRISTHDDSPARDGGNSDESNRHAASLQGSDVPSETEPPPPESDDGAESVDVRLATGRRHATGERPESDGDDGDDARLYSAVGRREPVEATPAPLTADETAAVDRFLDALSTIPGRRTRLAATGDRIDARRALRASLGTGGTAVDLPTRERVPSELHCCLLIDVSGSVLDTIDRDTLLAVADRLQATARRSSVFLFDTDLVEATEQFARADGDPAGALRDAEIEWGGGTRIGDAFDALRRRHPYAVDRRTVVVVISDGLDVGDQEILEESVTWLAGRADALVWLNPLAVSPAYEPRSRGMATALPYVDALFGFATPTDLDEATRQLERYGIDGPVGFEHDPRRRRSAVESADGGGDRE